Proteins encoded in a region of the Paenibacillus sp. W2I17 genome:
- a CDS encoding sensor histidine kinase, with translation MNVLIKIPAKSWFNSIFARLIITYLVFVLPLILLGVYLYHWSYDNASQEISLSTERRLNQYVLELNREMEWMELQQFDIVEDRKLNRLAILWDMMDQVERRDTLNYLTERLASFKNSTAYIKNVHVHIPSVGKSISAIQGIDDFDKSSYLYFSSGMQGKGTRFTVKEDALNLSAVRLTGTRGEPPLFVIQVELDTYHFQNELTRLNLYPESSTFLIEDKTGHAITDKHQASIILANYREHSVKGTLDGFRMKVGDTMYHVSQLHMDSLGLSVATYLPEAIVTKPLSKFYHWAWLFAITSFVAITAYLYSSYKLIHIPLLLLVKRFKKMEGGMLDVPIAHNRKDEFGFLYTRFNLMIENLQSLIDRDFKKTLMMQRAELKQLQSQINPHFLYNSFFILNSLARTGETERIEQFTNMLGEYFRFITRNETDHVKLKVEVEHSRIYTEIQQLRFSRRIKVDFGSLPAEMEHIKVPRLIIQPIIENAYEHSLEKNTDSGLLIIGFNMEGSYAEITVEDNGNELDEQHIQTLQQRLHKDGGTDEMTALINIHRRLVLTYGEGSGLFLSRSELQGLKVTIRIQWKEGENECIDF, from the coding sequence GTGAATGTATTGATCAAGATCCCAGCTAAATCATGGTTTAACAGTATATTTGCGCGATTAATAATCACCTATCTGGTATTTGTGCTCCCCCTTATTCTTCTTGGCGTGTATCTATATCATTGGAGTTATGACAATGCAAGCCAGGAAATATCGTTGTCAACGGAGAGACGGTTGAACCAATATGTGTTGGAATTGAACAGAGAGATGGAATGGATGGAATTACAGCAGTTTGATATCGTTGAGGATCGAAAACTCAATCGTCTGGCCATTCTCTGGGACATGATGGATCAGGTTGAGCGACGTGATACATTAAATTACCTGACTGAACGGCTCGCTTCATTCAAGAATAGCACTGCTTATATCAAAAACGTTCATGTACATATCCCTTCTGTTGGCAAGAGTATATCCGCGATCCAAGGCATCGATGATTTCGATAAAAGTTCTTATCTATATTTCAGTTCAGGCATGCAAGGAAAAGGTACACGTTTCACGGTGAAAGAGGACGCCTTGAACTTAAGTGCCGTCAGGCTGACAGGTACGAGAGGAGAACCCCCGCTTTTTGTCATTCAGGTGGAGCTGGATACATACCATTTTCAGAATGAACTCACACGGCTTAATTTGTACCCGGAGAGTTCAACGTTTCTAATTGAGGACAAAACGGGGCATGCCATCACAGATAAACATCAAGCTAGTATTATTCTCGCGAATTACCGTGAGCACAGTGTAAAGGGTACACTTGATGGCTTTCGGATGAAGGTGGGGGACACCATGTACCATGTTAGTCAGTTGCATATGGACTCCCTGGGCTTATCCGTAGCTACATATCTACCCGAGGCAATTGTTACCAAGCCACTTAGCAAGTTCTATCATTGGGCATGGCTGTTTGCAATTACATCATTTGTTGCCATCACGGCGTATCTCTATTCAAGTTACAAGTTGATTCATATCCCGTTGCTGTTGTTGGTGAAAAGATTCAAAAAAATGGAGGGAGGCATGCTTGATGTCCCCATTGCGCATAACCGAAAGGATGAATTTGGCTTCCTCTACACCCGTTTCAATCTAATGATTGAAAATCTTCAATCCCTTATCGATCGAGATTTTAAGAAAACACTGATGATGCAGCGGGCCGAGTTGAAACAGCTTCAATCGCAGATTAATCCTCATTTTCTGTACAATAGCTTCTTTATTCTGAATTCACTGGCAAGGACAGGAGAAACAGAACGTATTGAGCAATTCACGAACATGCTTGGAGAGTATTTCAGGTTCATTACCCGGAATGAAACAGATCATGTGAAGTTGAAAGTGGAAGTTGAGCATTCACGAATCTATACAGAGATTCAACAATTACGATTCTCCAGACGAATCAAAGTTGATTTTGGGTCACTACCTGCTGAGATGGAACATATTAAAGTTCCCAGACTCATTATTCAACCTATTATTGAGAATGCCTACGAACACAGCCTTGAAAAGAATACGGACTCCGGTCTTCTAATTATTGGGTTTAATATGGAAGGTTCATATGCCGAGATCACCGTAGAGGATAATGGAAATGAGTTGGACGAGCAACATATTCAAACTCTTCAACAACGCTTGCATAAGGACGGAGGTACAGACGAAATGACCGCATTAATAAATATTCATCGACGTCTGGTCCTGACGTATGGAGAAGGAAGTGGCCTTTTCCTATCCAGAAGTGAACTGCAAGGGTTAAAAGTCACAATTCGAATCCAGTGGAAAGAGGGAGAAAACGAATGTATCGACTTTTGA